Proteins encoded in a region of the Corynebacterium genitalium ATCC 33030 genome:
- a CDS encoding UPF0182 family protein has protein sequence MATRLNRPRPESGKSTNKLLVTFGIIALILFLVPLLVGLYTEFRWFGEVGYRGVFTNVILARVALFVIFGLLGGAITWAAAFIAWRTRERVSVFADPNSPMAAYQSSIQSSVRSMLVWLPIVVGLISGMIGQGSWRTFLLWINSSSFGSQDPQFGRDLGFYAFALPALSTLVSVLSMLLIVAFLVALVTHYLLGSIRVANQVSGTKGHISKPARVQLAVTAGLWMLVKALDYWLERYTLLYDSNDIFTGASYTDINAQLPARIILVVIAVLVAAAFFVSIIFRDFRIPVLATVLMLFSSLIIGQAWPAMVEQFSVKPNRQARESEYIQRNIEATREAYGLTDATVTYESNWGSESTNDGEVGRDSATISNIRLLDPEILSPTFTQNQQLRNFYGFPDQLAMDRYTVDGELRDYVVAARELDPNALRENQQDWLNRHTVYTHGNGFVAAQANIVDEAAQDAGSTRGGLPVFTVSDLQANANAEEKEDAEELGIRVDQPRVYYGPVIASAEDGLDYAIVGDVGQGPLEYDTDSSSFTYDGEGGVSIGNWVDRLAYAVKYQELNLILSDRVGSESKILYDRDPRQRVEKVAPWLTTDSTTYPAVIDGRIKWIVDGYTTLSALPYSTRESLQNTTQDALNPEGTNQRLVNNEVGYIRNSVKATVDAYDGSVDLYAFDEEDPVLKAWMGAFPDTVKPASEISDSLRDHLRYPEDLFKVQRELLARYHVSDPGVFFNNDAFWSVPNDPTAPEGRQELNQPPYYVVAADPETGDPTFQLITPYRGLSREFLAAHMSVTSDPDNYGQITVRVLPTNTQTQGPKQAQDALMSSDQVARDRTLWEGSNTLKNGNLLTLPVANGEILYVEPIYSQRKDQESAFPKLLRVLVFYKGRVGYAPTISQALSQVGIDAKEAQDISIVDSDDSTTSDAEDQATATDPDNTDAETEESEGDGDTATPPANQEEALTAIDEALRGLEDARDGSFEEYGRALDELDRAVEDYQKGQ, from the coding sequence TTGGCCACGCGCCTGAACCGCCCCCGCCCGGAGTCGGGGAAATCCACGAATAAACTACTGGTGACCTTCGGAATCATTGCGCTGATTCTGTTCCTCGTCCCCCTACTTGTGGGCCTCTACACAGAGTTCCGCTGGTTCGGTGAGGTGGGATACCGCGGGGTGTTCACCAACGTCATCCTCGCCCGTGTGGCACTGTTCGTGATCTTCGGTCTGCTCGGCGGCGCGATCACGTGGGCCGCCGCCTTCATCGCGTGGCGCACCCGCGAACGGGTCTCCGTCTTCGCCGACCCGAATTCGCCGATGGCGGCATACCAGTCCTCCATCCAGTCCAGCGTGCGCTCCATGCTGGTGTGGCTGCCTATCGTGGTGGGGCTCATCAGCGGCATGATCGGGCAGGGTTCCTGGCGGACATTCCTGCTGTGGATCAACTCCTCTTCCTTCGGCTCCCAGGACCCGCAATTCGGCCGTGACTTAGGCTTCTACGCCTTCGCGCTGCCGGCGCTGTCCACGCTGGTCAGCGTGCTGTCGATGCTGCTGATCGTTGCTTTCCTTGTCGCTTTGGTGACCCACTACTTGCTGGGCAGCATCCGGGTGGCCAACCAAGTCAGCGGGACGAAGGGCCACATTTCCAAGCCTGCGCGCGTCCAGCTCGCGGTCACTGCCGGTCTGTGGATGCTGGTCAAGGCGCTCGACTACTGGCTGGAGCGCTACACGCTGCTCTACGACAGCAATGACATCTTCACCGGTGCCTCCTACACCGATATCAACGCTCAGCTGCCGGCGCGCATCATCCTGGTAGTCATCGCGGTGCTGGTAGCGGCGGCATTCTTTGTGTCGATCATCTTCCGCGATTTCCGCATCCCCGTGCTGGCGACTGTGCTGATGCTGTTCTCCTCGCTCATTATCGGCCAGGCATGGCCCGCGATGGTTGAGCAGTTCTCCGTCAAACCCAACCGCCAGGCGCGCGAGTCCGAGTACATTCAGCGCAACATTGAAGCCACGCGTGAGGCGTACGGGCTTACCGACGCCACAGTGACCTACGAAAGCAACTGGGGTTCCGAAAGCACGAACGACGGGGAAGTGGGCCGCGACTCCGCGACTATCTCCAACATCCGTCTGCTCGACCCGGAGATCCTGTCGCCGACGTTCACGCAGAATCAGCAGCTGCGCAACTTCTACGGCTTCCCCGACCAGCTGGCCATGGACCGCTACACAGTCGACGGGGAGCTGCGCGACTATGTCGTCGCGGCTCGCGAGCTGGACCCGAATGCTCTGCGTGAGAACCAGCAAGACTGGCTCAACCGCCACACGGTGTACACGCACGGAAACGGCTTTGTGGCTGCACAGGCCAACATTGTCGACGAAGCTGCCCAGGACGCCGGCTCCACCCGCGGTGGCCTGCCGGTGTTCACGGTGTCGGACCTGCAAGCCAACGCCAACGCGGAAGAAAAGGAAGACGCCGAAGAGCTGGGTATCCGTGTGGACCAGCCGCGCGTCTACTACGGCCCAGTCATTGCGTCCGCTGAAGATGGCCTCGACTACGCCATCGTCGGCGATGTCGGCCAGGGCCCGCTCGAGTACGACACCGACTCTTCCTCGTTCACCTATGACGGTGAAGGCGGCGTGAGCATCGGCAACTGGGTCGACCGCCTCGCGTACGCGGTGAAGTACCAGGAACTCAACCTCATCCTGTCGGACCGTGTCGGCAGCGAGTCCAAGATCTTGTACGACCGTGACCCGCGCCAGCGCGTGGAGAAGGTCGCACCGTGGCTGACCACCGACAGCACCACGTACCCCGCTGTTATCGACGGTCGCATCAAGTGGATCGTCGACGGCTACACCACGCTGTCTGCCCTGCCGTACTCCACCCGTGAATCCCTGCAGAACACCACGCAGGACGCGCTCAACCCGGAGGGCACCAACCAGCGATTGGTCAACAACGAGGTCGGTTACATCCGCAACTCCGTCAAGGCGACAGTCGACGCCTACGACGGTTCGGTCGACCTCTACGCCTTCGACGAAGAGGACCCCGTCCTCAAGGCGTGGATGGGTGCTTTTCCGGACACGGTGAAGCCCGCTTCGGAGATTTCCGATTCGCTGCGCGACCACCTGCGCTACCCGGAAGACCTGTTCAAGGTCCAGCGCGAGCTGCTGGCCCGCTACCACGTGTCTGACCCGGGCGTGTTCTTCAACAACGACGCCTTCTGGTCCGTCCCGAACGATCCGACCGCGCCGGAAGGCCGCCAGGAGCTCAACCAGCCGCCGTACTACGTTGTGGCCGCCGACCCAGAAACGGGTGACCCGACCTTCCAGCTGATCACCCCGTACCGCGGTCTGAGCCGTGAGTTCCTCGCCGCGCACATGTCGGTCACCTCCGACCCGGACAACTACGGCCAGATCACCGTCCGCGTTCTGCCGACCAATACGCAGACGCAGGGTCCGAAGCAGGCTCAGGACGCGCTGATGTCCTCTGACCAGGTCGCCCGCGACCGCACCCTGTGGGAGGGCTCCAACACGCTGAAGAATGGTAATTTGCTCACCCTGCCGGTTGCTAACGGCGAGATCCTTTATGTCGAGCCGATTTACTCGCAGCGCAAGGACCAGGAGTCCGCGTTCCCGAAGCTGCTGCGTGTGCTGGTGTTCTACAAGGGCCGTGTCGGTTACGCCCCGACGATCTCCCAGGCGCTCAGCCAGGTGGGCATTGACGCGAAGGAGGCCCAAGACATCTCCATCGTGGACTCCGATGACTCGACTACTTCCGACGCCGAGGACCAGGCCACGGCGACGGACCCGGACAACACCGACGCGGAGACCGAGGAAAGCGAGGGCGACGGCGACACAGCCACCCCGCCCGCCAACCAAGAGGAAGCCCTGACGGCTATCGACGAGGCCTTGCGCGGCCTCGAGGACGCCCGTGACGGTTCCTTCGAGGAATACGGCCGAGCCCTGGACGAGCTCGACCGCGCCGTTGAGGACTACCAGAAGGGGCAGTAG
- a CDS encoding PPA1309 family protein, with the protein MMEAVEFVHAEGWDAPPTLFALVPTELVVDQLAALDEEADSPLTLVVQELPEHILPGSDELGDYIARLAWPAEVEGVILAQEIVFMDTSGTAEASPARLFSGVLRDEDIEQTLLQIRPTEEELEAAGPFAEDDIQLRGGPNVAPAVIGALRYSLENDPQEDDLH; encoded by the coding sequence ATGATGGAGGCCGTCGAGTTCGTCCACGCGGAAGGCTGGGACGCGCCGCCCACGCTGTTCGCCCTGGTGCCGACGGAGTTGGTCGTGGACCAGCTCGCCGCACTCGACGAGGAGGCGGATTCCCCGTTGACCTTGGTGGTTCAGGAGCTCCCGGAGCACATCCTGCCTGGTTCAGACGAGTTAGGCGACTATATCGCGCGCCTGGCATGGCCAGCAGAGGTCGAGGGCGTCATCCTGGCGCAGGAGATCGTCTTCATGGACACCAGCGGCACTGCCGAAGCGTCCCCGGCCCGGTTGTTCTCCGGCGTGCTGCGGGACGAAGATATTGAGCAGACCTTGCTGCAGATCCGCCCGACCGAAGAGGAGCTGGAAGCGGCTGGCCCGTTCGCAGAAGACGATATCCAACTGCGCGGCGGACCCAACGTCGCACCCGCAGTCATCGGCGCATTGCGGTACAGCTTGGAGAACGATCCGCAGGAAGACGATCTACACTAA
- a CDS encoding DUF4192 domain-containing protein: MSTHSHTLASHGEILANLPGILGFYPNNSLILAFFVDDEGVDTVRLGPVARFDLDEAVAKLTESRERFAAWINHLELDAVIAYMISDDIAQPIFDETATYLTSGAVHLPPLLGVVQVPEIVTGAAWWSVYQHPLIDEPRHGVVGEVAASAALRQMLEHTGELPEPSKDDIEARLNSTDHGIDAAEHADIIEDALAYIPPMFSDVLQREYEQAAAGITQPSTRAVRSALKCFTTKRLRDALLAALLDDPQAGLAFIEKVMRAVPTSWPGMRAQLTATVAVLAHATGQPGLAGVAAQRATEIGPDENFPSLVAKLTDIGQGERMVELVREGAEKTRRILFTE, translated from the coding sequence ATGTCCACTCATTCCCACACGCTTGCATCCCACGGCGAGATCCTCGCGAACCTCCCCGGCATCCTCGGGTTCTACCCGAACAACTCGCTGATCCTCGCGTTCTTCGTCGACGACGAGGGTGTCGACACCGTCCGCCTCGGCCCGGTCGCGCGGTTCGACCTGGACGAAGCTGTTGCAAAGCTCACCGAGAGCCGCGAGCGGTTCGCAGCGTGGATCAACCACCTGGAACTCGACGCTGTTATCGCGTACATGATCAGCGACGACATTGCACAGCCGATCTTCGACGAGACGGCCACGTACCTCACCAGCGGGGCAGTGCACCTACCGCCGCTGCTCGGGGTGGTGCAGGTGCCTGAGATCGTCACCGGGGCTGCGTGGTGGTCTGTGTACCAGCATCCGCTCATCGACGAGCCGCGCCACGGCGTTGTCGGCGAGGTCGCCGCATCGGCGGCGCTGCGGCAGATGCTAGAGCACACCGGCGAGCTGCCGGAGCCGAGCAAAGACGACATCGAGGCACGGTTGAACAGCACCGATCACGGCATCGACGCTGCCGAGCACGCCGACATCATCGAAGACGCGCTGGCGTATATCCCGCCCATGTTCTCCGACGTGCTGCAGCGTGAATACGAGCAGGCGGCGGCAGGAATAACCCAGCCGAGCACGCGCGCTGTTCGATCGGCGCTGAAATGCTTCACTACAAAGCGCTTGCGAGACGCGCTGCTCGCGGCGCTGCTCGATGACCCGCAGGCGGGCCTTGCGTTCATAGAGAAGGTTATGCGCGCTGTCCCGACCAGCTGGCCGGGGATGCGGGCGCAGCTCACCGCCACTGTCGCAGTGCTCGCGCACGCCACCGGCCAGCCGGGGCTAGCTGGCGTGGCTGCGCAGCGAGCCACCGAGATCGGGCCAGACGAGAACTTCCCGTCGCTGGTGGCGAAGCTGACCGATATCGGCCAGGGCGAGCGGATGGTCGAGCTTG